One genomic segment of Apostichopus japonicus isolate 1M-3 chromosome 23, ASM3797524v1, whole genome shotgun sequence includes these proteins:
- the LOC139964885 gene encoding echinoidin-like codes for MALKLLLIVNLLVVFCSVGDGCDCPTFWTPWGDNCYRYFGARVSWYDAKNHCRTFGGCVDLVSIHSQSEQDFVYDYWKSLREEDTTYPKPGMWIGLNDIEQEGSFVWSDGTSLNYRHFDTDQETQDGDIYFLWDVHNSKWNPKGKWHNHLNTPDWYFQFMCKMSQESGEQLREAEKCLANKT; via the exons ATGGCGCTTAAGTTACTCCTTATAGTCAACCTGCTGGTCGTGTTCTGTTCCGTGGGTGACGGATGTGACTGCCCCACGTTCTGGACTCCATGGGGGGACAATTGCTACAG ATACTTTGGAGCTAGAGTATCGTGGTACGATGCGAAAAACCATTGCAGAACATTTGGGGGCTGTGTCGATTTGGTATCCATACACTCACAATCAGAACAGGACTTTGTCTACGATTACTGGAAATCTCTTCGAGAAGAAGAT ACAACCTATCCAAAACCTGGAATGTGGATTGGTCTAAATGACATCGAGCAAGAAGGTAGTTTTGTATGGTCGGATGGCACCTCGTTGAATTACAGACATTTCGACACGGATCAGGAAACGCAAGATGGTGACATTTACTTTCTTTGGGATGTGCATAACTCAAAATGGAATCCCAAGGGTAAATGGCATAACCACCTCAACACCCCAGACTGGTACTTCCAGTTTATGTGCAAAATGTCTCAGGAAAGTGGAGAACAACTCAGAGAAGCTGAAAAATGTCTGGCCAATAAAACTTGA